The following coding sequences lie in one Pseudomonas svalbardensis genomic window:
- a CDS encoding PAS domain-containing sensor histidine kinase has product MSSADKLFGRLLNRHPPQPVDTLSVQSFGLQMHLDAEGRVIHLTGPLRHVLAQQTPAAQAPHLLDFLMPHSCLAVEGSPVDWQGQSLDLDFYSLNGQPLHLRGWVQPLADAWLLQLLDIGDLLLDRRQSRSREQCQLLAAQIGEQLRRCNLTRLPEVLVEQLQGLAQRFQMPCIAVALLDEQEEGWQIHQHYTAFDAPHLWQNAQRLGTGLDSLNGSAPQCLTPAEHPRLQGIFGNAEGFAVPYHDAQGVVAWLLCGLYPVQQQAPDLNDRDWLQLTAALAGPLLERLREHRHHLQLERLESLQALLGTGWWEVFSDSREVQLAPSLASHLNLAIDRLPLHDWLDRVHPADREELSSRLQALQGDGTPLLLCVRLAQTPNWYRLQGQVLGIGKNRRLVGFMLDISDIKNQEQNAAAAHARLDNLIASSPAVIYVQRYVEGALQPTFFSDSLLPLLGWTLADCATGALVERVHPEDRDRYFERTRHLLREGSVRARYRLRDSRGEYHWLLDEAKLLRDDLGLPVEAVGLWLDVTEATLAAEQVKQSEERYRILVEDSPAMICRYRPDLTLAFGNRPLATYLECQPEQLPGVNLGSWMSQEQREAFLQRLSRLSPEFPVSTAEINLQLPGREHAWWVWSDRGVFDEHGHLLEIQAVGRDNTEVRRAQQQLTQSAKMATLGEMATGLAHEINQPLNVMRMAIVNVLKRLSNGDAQIDYLTDKLNRIDAQVQRAARVVDHMRVFGRRSEIEQHPFNPAQAIEGTLSLLAEGMRGKGVDLRVSETGFEVQVRGYVDQLEQVLINLMVNARDALLGKREADREFKPWISVYAERDEYSVRLWVEDNGGGIDPRLLERIFEPFFTTKPVGVGTGLGLSVSYGIVENMGGKLSVRNSVEGARFCIELPIADDDQITSVARPE; this is encoded by the coding sequence TTGAGTTCCGCAGACAAACTCTTCGGGCGCCTGCTCAACCGCCATCCGCCTCAGCCAGTGGACACCCTGAGCGTGCAAAGTTTCGGTTTGCAGATGCATCTGGATGCCGAAGGTCGAGTGATTCACCTGACCGGCCCGCTGCGGCATGTGCTGGCCCAGCAGACACCCGCGGCGCAAGCACCACACCTGCTCGATTTCCTCATGCCTCACAGCTGCCTCGCCGTTGAAGGCTCGCCCGTCGACTGGCAGGGACAGAGTCTGGACCTGGACTTTTACAGCCTCAACGGACAACCCCTGCACTTGCGTGGCTGGGTCCAGCCGTTGGCCGATGCCTGGCTGTTGCAGTTGCTGGACATCGGCGACTTGTTGCTCGATCGCCGGCAATCACGCAGCCGCGAGCAATGCCAATTACTCGCAGCGCAGATCGGCGAACAGTTGCGCCGGTGCAACCTGACGCGCCTGCCCGAGGTGTTGGTGGAACAGCTGCAAGGCCTGGCCCAGCGTTTCCAAATGCCATGCATTGCAGTGGCGTTACTCGATGAACAGGAAGAAGGCTGGCAGATTCACCAGCATTACACGGCCTTCGACGCGCCCCACTTGTGGCAAAACGCTCAGCGCCTGGGCACGGGGCTCGACAGTCTGAACGGCTCTGCGCCGCAATGCCTGACGCCCGCTGAACATCCCCGTTTGCAAGGCATCTTCGGTAATGCCGAAGGGTTCGCGGTGCCCTATCACGATGCCCAGGGTGTGGTCGCCTGGTTGCTGTGTGGCCTTTATCCGGTGCAGCAACAGGCACCCGACCTGAATGATCGCGACTGGTTACAACTGACCGCCGCGCTGGCAGGCCCATTACTTGAGCGCTTGCGCGAGCACCGGCACCATCTGCAACTGGAACGGCTGGAGTCGCTGCAAGCCTTGCTCGGCACCGGATGGTGGGAGGTGTTCAGCGACAGTCGCGAGGTGCAATTGGCGCCGTCGCTGGCCAGTCACCTGAACCTTGCGATCGATCGTTTGCCGCTGCACGACTGGCTTGATCGGGTGCACCCCGCCGACCGTGAAGAGCTGAGCAGTCGTCTGCAAGCCTTGCAAGGCGACGGCACCCCGCTGCTGCTGTGCGTGCGTTTGGCACAAACGCCGAACTGGTATCGCCTGCAAGGCCAGGTCCTGGGCATCGGTAAAAACCGGCGGTTGGTGGGTTTCATGCTCGACATCAGCGACATCAAAAACCAGGAACAAAACGCCGCGGCGGCCCATGCCCGACTGGACAATCTGATCGCCAGCTCACCGGCGGTGATCTACGTGCAGCGCTATGTTGAAGGTGCGCTGCAACCGACGTTTTTCAGTGACAGCCTACTGCCGCTGCTCGGCTGGACACTGGCTGATTGCGCGACGGGAGCCTTGGTTGAAAGGGTGCACCCAGAGGACCGCGATCGGTATTTCGAACGTACCCGGCATTTGCTGCGCGAAGGTTCGGTGCGCGCCCGTTATCGGCTGCGCGACAGTCGCGGCGAATACCACTGGCTACTCGATGAAGCCAAGCTACTGCGCGACGACCTTGGTTTGCCGGTGGAAGCCGTCGGCCTGTGGCTGGACGTCACCGAAGCAACCCTGGCCGCCGAACAGGTGAAGCAGAGTGAAGAACGCTATAGGATCCTGGTGGAAGACTCTCCGGCGATGATCTGCCGCTACCGCCCGGACCTGACCCTGGCCTTTGGCAACCGCCCGCTGGCGACTTACCTGGAGTGCCAGCCCGAGCAACTGCCCGGGGTGAATCTGGGCAGCTGGATGTCGCAGGAACAGCGCGAAGCGTTTCTCCAGCGGCTTAGCCGACTCAGCCCGGAATTCCCGGTCAGCACCGCAGAAATCAACCTGCAACTGCCGGGACGGGAACATGCCTGGTGGGTGTGGTCGGATCGCGGGGTGTTCGATGAGCACGGCCATTTGTTGGAGATTCAGGCCGTGGGGCGCGACAACACCGAGGTCCGCCGCGCCCAGCAGCAGCTCACCCAAAGTGCAAAAATGGCCACCCTCGGTGAAATGGCCACAGGGCTGGCCCATGAAATCAATCAGCCGTTGAATGTGATGCGCATGGCCATCGTCAACGTGCTCAAGCGTCTGAGCAACGGCGATGCGCAGATCGACTACCTGACCGACAAGCTCAACCGCATCGATGCACAGGTCCAGCGCGCCGCGCGGGTGGTGGATCACATGCGGGTGTTTGGCCGCCGCTCGGAGATCGAGCAGCATCCGTTTAATCCGGCGCAAGCCATCGAAGGCACGCTGTCGCTGCTGGCCGAAGGGATGCGCGGCAAAGGGGTCGATCTGCGAGTCAGCGAGACCGGGTTTGAAGTGCAAGTGCGCGGTTACGTCGATCAGCTCGAACAGGTGTTGATCAATCTGATGGTCAACGCTCGGGATGCATTGCTCGGCAAACGCGAGGCCGACCGCGAGTTCAAACCGTGGATCTCGGTGTACGCCGAACGTGATGAGTATTCGGTGCGGCTGTGGGTCGAGGACAATGGCGGCGGTATCGATCCGCGGTTGCTGGAGCGGATTTTCGAGCCGTTCTTCACCACCAAACCCGTGGGTGTCGGCACCGGGCTCGGGTTGTCGGTGAGTTACGGCATCGTCGAGAACATGGGCGGAAAACTGAGCGTTAGAAACTCGGTCGAGGGCGCACGGTTTTGTATCGAACTGCCGATTGCCGACGACGATCAGATCACCAGCGTCGCTCGTCCTGAGTGA
- a CDS encoding TadE/TadG family type IV pilus assembly protein, producing MKIGLPRKQKGAVAIEFALVFLIFFAVFYGIVTYSLPLLLMQSFTQSTAEAVRRSVALDPSTPGYDTAIKTVATTELSRQLAWIPAALNFNVATDASATYVGGVLKVSISYPTSKLQQVIPFLTLPGIGQVPNLPANLTASSSLQF from the coding sequence ATGAAAATAGGCCTCCCCCGTAAGCAAAAAGGCGCTGTAGCGATTGAATTCGCTTTGGTGTTTCTCATCTTTTTCGCCGTGTTCTATGGAATCGTCACTTACAGCTTGCCGCTGTTGCTGATGCAATCGTTCACCCAGTCGACCGCCGAAGCGGTGCGCCGAAGCGTGGCGCTGGATCCGAGCACCCCCGGATACGACACCGCGATAAAAACCGTGGCCACGACAGAACTGAGCCGACAGCTGGCCTGGATTCCTGCCGCACTGAATTTCAATGTCGCCACCGACGCCAGCGCCACCTACGTGGGCGGGGTGTTGAAGGTCAGCATCAGCTACCCCACCAGCAAACTGCAGCAGGTCATCCCGTTTCTGACCTTGCCTGGAATTGGCCAAGTGCCCAATCTGCCGGCAAACCTCACCGCCAGTTCGAGCCTGCAATTTTGA
- a CDS encoding prepilin peptidase translates to MQSFVLLIWLTLCAAQDARERHIANGLTLGAAVLALAYLLWTGTTWLGAEAVQGGWAFLLALAFTLPGYALRRLGAGDVKLMTGLGLATDGMHLLGVFIGAGLASVLWLLLAPRVWLHMGQGLRNHLRYLGPGMSKKQPFAPFVLVGLLLTLAWFH, encoded by the coding sequence ATGCAGAGCTTTGTATTACTGATCTGGCTGACGCTATGCGCAGCACAGGATGCTCGAGAACGACACATCGCCAATGGCCTGACCCTTGGCGCAGCGGTGTTGGCGCTGGCGTATCTCCTGTGGACGGGCACTACCTGGCTGGGGGCCGAGGCGGTGCAGGGCGGCTGGGCTTTTTTGCTGGCGCTGGCCTTTACCTTGCCCGGTTATGCGCTGAGACGCTTGGGCGCAGGCGATGTGAAACTGATGACCGGCCTGGGCCTGGCGACGGACGGCATGCACCTGCTCGGCGTGTTCATCGGTGCCGGATTGGCCAGTGTGCTGTGGCTGCTGCTGGCGCCAAGAGTCTGGCTTCATATGGGCCAAGGGCTTAGAAATCATCTTCGATATCTGGGGCCTGGAATGTCAAAGAAACAGCCCTTTGCACCCTTTGTATTAGTGGGCCTGTTGCTCACACTCGCCTGGTTTCACTAG
- a CDS encoding response regulator transcription factor, which produces MNKLSSAVKILVVDDQPLIVTELCEFLEGSGYRCVPCETGKQAVERFNEDEAIGLVLCELHMPGLDGIQLVQELQRLSGKHRVFEAIMLTGRADKQDVIKALRAGFADYYQKPINLGELLEGIARQAVVLQERQKNLQLGHLDQKLQYLAESIDDLYQDLDKVRRGPRLSVSADDDVSAADRVEIPAIFSQLSPRQLEVARLVGKGQTNYQIACELGITENTVKLYVSQVLRLTHMHNRTQLALALLPSHSGLRQGVTAH; this is translated from the coding sequence GTGAACAAGCTTTCTTCGGCAGTAAAAATCCTTGTGGTCGACGACCAGCCGTTGATTGTCACAGAGCTCTGTGAGTTTCTTGAAGGTAGCGGTTACCGTTGCGTTCCTTGCGAGACTGGCAAGCAGGCAGTCGAGCGTTTCAATGAAGACGAAGCGATCGGCCTGGTGCTTTGCGAGTTGCACATGCCCGGTCTGGACGGGATTCAACTGGTTCAGGAGCTGCAACGGTTATCCGGCAAGCACCGTGTGTTTGAAGCAATCATGCTCACTGGGCGTGCGGACAAGCAGGATGTGATCAAGGCTTTGCGGGCCGGGTTTGCCGATTACTACCAAAAGCCGATTAATCTGGGTGAGTTGCTCGAAGGGATTGCGCGTCAGGCAGTGGTTTTGCAGGAACGGCAGAAGAATCTGCAGCTGGGGCATCTGGATCAGAAGCTGCAGTATCTTGCCGAGTCGATCGATGATCTGTATCAGGATCTGGATAAGGTTCGGCGTGGGCCGCGGTTGTCGGTTTCCGCTGATGACGATGTCAGTGCTGCGGATCGGGTTGAGATTCCGGCGATTTTCAGTCAGCTGTCGCCAAGGCAGTTGGAGGTGGCGCGGTTGGTGGGGAAGGGGCAGACGAATTATCAGATTGCCTGTGAGTTGGGGATTACCGAGAACACGGTGAAGCTTTATGTGTCGCAGGTTTTGCGGTTGACGCATATGCATAATCGGACGCAGTTGGCGCTGGCTTTGTTACCCAGTCATTCTGGGTTGCGTCAGGGGGTGACTGCGCATTAG
- a CDS encoding DUF3613 domain-containing protein produces MKPTILCCIGLLALPLTTHAIDPGPASAQQQETEGWLQLQRSNKAASQKPQTSTATERELSMQRWLKSYRHEIPEYFDQYESGQVDGGTGG; encoded by the coding sequence ATGAAACCGACCATCCTCTGCTGCATCGGCCTGCTGGCCCTGCCCCTCACCACTCACGCCATCGACCCCGGCCCCGCTTCGGCCCAACAGCAGGAAACCGAAGGCTGGCTGCAACTGCAACGCAGCAACAAAGCGGCGTCCCAGAAGCCGCAAACCTCAACCGCGACCGAGCGCGAGCTGAGCATGCAGCGTTGGTTGAAAAGCTATCGGCATGAGATCCCGGAGTACTTTGATCAGTATGAGAGCGGGCAGGTGGACGGTGGGACGGGGGGATAG
- a CDS encoding type II secretion system F family protein — protein sequence MKVPLLICALLFLGATLLLLSGLLEHRRRARQVAQRLDGKLASDNRVNQWLQLLGSSRIGQRSVNLDNETQALLNRLGWRSARRRSLFAAFQVGAPVLALALTLLIQGVFFPQADNHWMAPVFATGIGYLLPKRLLAAAAQRRQKQLATEISTFIPLLRILFESGMAVEQSLRVLSNEGKQLLPALTHELRLVLARVDSGLELGEELHKATRLLAVDEFTDTCVILEQLIHQGGGAMKSLLTLKQLLDDRRLTRLQEYISKMSAKMSVVMMLFLFPALLIVLAGPGFTALSHAFGS from the coding sequence ATGAAAGTGCCATTGCTGATCTGCGCATTGCTGTTTCTGGGGGCGACGTTGTTGCTGCTCAGCGGTTTGCTGGAACACCGTCGACGGGCTCGCCAGGTGGCGCAACGACTCGATGGAAAACTGGCGAGCGACAACCGGGTAAATCAGTGGCTACAGCTGCTGGGCAGCAGCCGGATCGGTCAGCGCTCGGTCAACCTGGATAACGAAACCCAGGCATTGCTTAACCGTCTCGGCTGGCGCAGCGCCCGGCGACGTTCACTGTTCGCGGCGTTCCAGGTAGGCGCCCCGGTGCTGGCACTGGCCCTGACCTTGCTGATCCAGGGCGTGTTCTTCCCTCAGGCAGACAACCACTGGATGGCCCCGGTGTTCGCCACCGGCATCGGCTATCTGTTGCCCAAACGGTTGCTGGCTGCTGCCGCGCAGCGTCGGCAAAAACAACTGGCGACCGAGATTTCCACCTTCATTCCGCTGCTGCGCATCCTGTTCGAATCGGGCATGGCGGTGGAGCAGTCGCTGCGCGTGTTGAGCAATGAAGGCAAACAATTATTGCCGGCCCTGACCCATGAATTGCGCCTGGTATTGGCCCGGGTCGATTCCGGCCTGGAACTGGGCGAAGAACTGCACAAAGCCACCCGACTGCTGGCCGTCGACGAGTTCACCGACACCTGCGTCATCCTTGAGCAGTTGATCCATCAGGGGGGCGGTGCGATGAAATCCCTGCTGACCCTCAAGCAATTGCTCGATGACCGGCGCCTGACGCGCTTGCAGGAATACATCTCCAAGATGTCCGCCAAAATGTCCGTCGTGATGATGCTGTTTCTCTTCCCGGCGTTACTGATCGTACTGGCCGGCCCGGGCTTCACCGCCCTGTCCCATGCCTTTGGTTCTTAG